In Ovis aries strain OAR_USU_Benz2616 breed Rambouillet chromosome 14, ARS-UI_Ramb_v3.0, whole genome shotgun sequence, a single genomic region encodes these proteins:
- the FANCA gene encoding Fanconi anemia group A protein isoform X4: MSARGARVPASDQGPGVGRRSWAELLEGRVERQKLSPEGEQKVRESAVRLLRRHLNLNDLILEVEDPPCDQLCLRQLIDCDGPEAHTKLSSSLIGSALGDQATRLGIPVAVLSSQVVASGFMRICEADTRPPPKVLLTPEQRKKLSSLLEIAQNLLAQSMFSRLYFCQELWKAQNSLLLEAVWRLHVQNVVSIPELLESRADTQAVVVWLCKDLGLLCEQIEVPCQHAEVARAVLADLVQMFVLRAFQKSEGLKGDGAPAQMAQIAATVLERMLASTLEAMAAGLQEGSPAYKAGSCWFGVFSGPMCQSILSAETLKRWFCHTLTQILTHKPVLKVSDAVQMQREWSFARTPALLSGLYRRLFVILSPEELVGHLQDVLETQEVNWRHVLSCVSTLVICLPDAQQLVNGWVTRLLTRAFESWDLDSMVLAFLVVRQAALEGPAVFPSYATWFQATFGSTRGIHSCSKKALVFLFKFLSDLVPFEVPRYLQVHILHPPLVPGKYRTLLTDYVALAKTRLADLKVSIENMGLYEDLSSAGDVTQPQSQASQDVEKALTVFEHTGKVPVAILEASIFRRSYYLSHFLPALLTPRVLPRAPDSREALIESLRRADKIPPALYSTYRQACSTAGQKQPEDAAPGGEVEPSCAEEPLDLLMAALQELRASMTDPTQHDVLSAQVAMVSERLHSVLGLSEDVSSGEAAPVQLSIQAPELQPREQRVVDLLLTSFCQNLMAASSVAPPDRQGPWATHFVRALCGHRFLPAVLTRLCQLLHHQGPSLSASHVLGLAALAVHLGESRSVLPKVHVGPPAPARGLPIPEFIDSLLPCVAQQASALCLKFSTAAISYSLCKFSQSHELLHSCLSPGLIKKFQFIMFRWFPEARDPPSQEDLASPPWRPLCLPSVDWRRAALCLWKQRALKELLKQEGLQLTYRDWLQLEIEIQPEVDSLSDIERQDFQQWAIHQHFLPMPSAAGGCDGDLEAACTTLVDVLMDFCQSSRSYHHSENSDLVLGGCKGNRDIFSRLQEMAADLQQGPAPLGHAAPHGHFLFGVFHRRLQALTHGWDVASRLQRQQELLTCKRTLLGLPPSMLVSSPCAEQPTAPSCADFFHLVNSELRNFSHDGALTYDITAHFFRGLLNTCARSRDPSLAADLALTACQTQCPLLLTSALLWWSSLEPELHCRWRRWSQSLLPAELRKLQEAHLFAESMSSPIIPPPAPCPSWLCAAALHFAIQRARKESFRQELGKLDGQGEELFVSLFFFSLMGLLSSYLTPQAIGSLRALDICAEILGCLQKRRISWLLVFQLTEADVPVGRTLLGLAPDHQVRLLPVAFYRVTP; this comes from the exons GTGGAAGATCCTCCCTGTGACCAGCTGTGTCTCCGCCAATTGATTGATTGTGATGGTCCTGAGGCCCACACTAAGCTTTCCAGTTCATTGATAG GCTCTGCTTTGGGGGATCAAGCCACACGGCTGGGCATCCCGGTGGCTGTCCTGTCCAGCCAGGTGGTGGCATCTGGCTTCATGCGGATCTGTGAGGCAGACACGAGGCCCCCTCCCAAAGTGCTGCTGACACCAGAGCAGAGG aagaaattGTCGTCCTTGTTGGAGATCGCTCAGAACTTATTAGCACAGAGCATGTTTTCCCGTCTCTACTTCTGTCAAGAATTATGGAAAGCACAG AATTCTTTGCTGCTTGAAGCTGTGTGGCGTCTTCACGTTCAAAATGTTGTAAGCATCCCAGAGCTGCTGGAAAG CCGCGCTGACACCCAGGCCGTGGTGGTCTGGCTCTGCAAGGACCTGGGCCTGCTGTGTGAGCAGATAGAGGTGCCCTGTCAGCACGCTGAGGTCGCCAGGGCTGTGCTTGCCG ATCTTGTGCAAATGTTTGTTTTGAGAGCATTCCAGAAAAGCGAGGGTTTGAAGGGAGACGGGGCACCAGCTCAGATGGCCCAG ATCGCCGCTACTGTTCTTGAGCGGATGCTGGCCT CCACTCTCGAAGCCATGGCAGCTGGCCTACAGGAGGGGTCCCCAGCATACAAGGCGGGGAGCTGCTG GTTTGGCGTGTTCAGTGGACCCATGTGCCAGAGTATACTTTCAGCAGAGACTCTGAAGAGGTGGTTCTGTCATACTCTGACCCAGATCCTCACCCACAAGCCTGTGCTAAAAG TTTCCGATGCCGTTCAGATGCAGAGAGAGTGGAGCTTTGCAAGGACCCCCGCTCTGCTCAGTGGCCTGTACCGCAGG ctctttgtgatcctgagcccagaggagctggtgggccaCTTACAAGACGTTCTGGAGACGCAGGAGGTAAACTGGAGGCACGTGCTGTCCTGTGTGTCCACGCTGGTCATCTGCCTCCCGGATGCACAGCAGCTGGTTAATG GTTGGGTGACCCGTCTGCTGACACGTGCGTTCGAGAGCTGGGACTTGGACAGCATGGTCTTGGCGTTCCTAGTCGTGCGGCAGGCTGCGCTAGAGGGCCCAGCTGTCTTCCCGTCCTACGCTACCTGGTTCCAG GCCACTTTCGGCAGCACTAGGGGCATCCACAGCTGCAGCAAGAAGGCGCTGGTCTTCCTCTTCAAGTTCCTGTCCGACCTTGTGCCCTTCGAGGTCCCCCGGTACCTGCAG GTACACATTCTCCACCCACCCCTGGTCCCCGGCAAGTATCGCACCCTCCTCACCGATTATGTGGCGCTGGCCAAGACACGCCTGGCCGACCTCAAA GTTTCTATAGAAAACATGGGGCTCTATGAGGACCTGTCTTCTGCCGGAGATGTCACTCAG CCCCAGAGCCAAGCATCCCAGGATGTCGAGAAGGCACTCACGGTGTTTGAACACACAGGGAAGGTTCCTGTCGCCATCCTAGAGGCCAG CATATTCCGGAGGTCCTATTACCTGTCCCACTTCCTTCCTGCGCTGCTCACACCACGAGTG CTCCCGAGAGCCCCTGATTCCCGCGAGGCCCTTATCGAGTCCCTGAGGAG AGCGGATAAAATTCCCCCAGCCCTGTACTCCACCTACCGCCAAGCCTGCTCCACTGCTGGACAGAAGCAGCCAGAAG ATGCAGCCCCGGGAGGGGAGGTGGAGCCCAGCTGTGCAGAGGAGCCACTGGACCTGCTCATGGCTGCCCTGCAGGAGCTCAGGGCCTCTATGACAGACCCCACCCAGCATGACG TGCTATCAGCTCAGGTGGCCATGGTCTCCGAGAGGCTCCACTCTGTCCTGGGCCTCAGCGAGGATGTCAGCAGCGGCGAGGCGGCCCCGGTGCAGCTCAGCATCCAGGCCCCTGAGCTGCAGCCGCGGGAGCAGAGG GTGGTGGACCTCCTGCTGACGTCCTTTTGTCAGAACCTCATGGCAGCCTCCAGTGTCGCCCCACCGGACAG GCAGGGCCCCTGGGCCACCCACTTCGTGAGGGCCCTGTGTGGACACAGGTTCCTGCCAGCTGtgctcaccaggctctgccagcTGCTCCATCACCAG GGCCCAAGCCTGAGTGCCTCACACGTGCTGGGCTTGGCTGCGCTGGCTGTTCACCTGGGCGAGTCCAGGTCTGTGCTCCCCAAGGTGCACGTGGGCCCTCCTGCCCCTGCCAGGGGCCTGCCCATCCCTGAGTTCATCGACAGCCTCCTGCCCTGTGTGGCCCAGCAGGCCTCGGCCCTGTGTCTGAA ATTTTCTACAGCAGCAATTTCTTATTCCTTGTGTAAGTTTTCCCAGTCACATGAGCTTCTGCACAGCTGTCTGTCTCCTGGCCTTATAAAAAAG TTCCAGTTCATCATGTTCAGATGGTTCCCAGAAGCTCGAGACCCCCCGTCTCAGGAGGACCTGGCCAGCCCACCCTGGAGGCCCCTGTGCCTGCCCTCCGTGGACTGGCGGAGAGCCGCCCTCTGCCTGTGGAAGCAAAGAGCCCTGAAGGAACTGCTGAAGCAGGAGGGGCTCCAG TTGACTTATAGAGACTGGTTacaactggaaatagaaattCAGCCTGAAGTTGATTCTCTTTCAGATATAGAAAG GCAGGACTTCCAGCAGTGGGCCATCCACCAGCACTTCCTCCCCATGCCCTCTGCCGCTGGTGGCTGTGATGGAGACCTGGAAGCCGCTTGTACCACCCTGGTCGACGTGCTCATGGACTTCTGCCAAAG ttcgaGGAGTTATCATCACTCAGAGAATTCTGATTTGGTTCTTGGTGGCTGCAAAGGAAATCGGGACATTTTTTCCAGATTGCAG GAGATGGCTGCTGACCTGCAGCAGGGCCCTGCGCCCCTCGGCCACGCTGCTCCCCATGGACACTTTCTCTTCGGAGTTTTCCACAGACGCCTCCAGGCCCTGACTCACGGGTGGGATGTGGCCAGCCGCCTCCAGAGACAGCAGGAGCTGCTCACCTGCAAACG CACCCTCCTCGGCCTGCCCCCCTCCATGCTAGTCAGCAGCCCCTGTGCGGAGCAGCCGACCGCCCCCAGCTGCGCTGATTTCTTCCACTTGGTCAACTCAGAGTTG AGAAACTTCTCCCATGATGGTGCTCTCACCTACGACATCACCGCCCACTTCTTCAGG GGGCTCCTCAACACCTGTGCACGAAGCAGAGACCCATCCCTGGCAGCCGACTTGGCCCTGACCGCCTGCCAGACCCAGTGCCCCCTGCTGCTCACCTCTGCTCTG CTGTGGTGGTCAAGCCTGGAGCCCGAGCTGCACTGCCGGTGGAGGAGGTGGTCCCAGAGCCTGCTGCCTGCAGAGCTGCGGAAGCTGCAGGAGGCCCACCTCTTCGCTGAGAG CATGTCCTCCCCCATCATACCACCCCCCGCACCTTGCCCGTCCTGGCTCTGCGCGGCTGCCCTGCACTTTGCAATTCAACGGGCCAGGAAGGAGAGCTTCAGGCAGGAGCTGGGGAAGCTGGATGGCCAAGGAGAGGAG CTGTTCGtttccctgtttttcttttccttgatggGCCTGCTCTCTTCATATCTGACTCCACAG GCCATTGGCTCCCTGAGGGCTCTGGACATCTGTGCGGAGATCTTGGGGTGTCTGCAGAAGAGGAGGATTTCCTGGCTGCTGGTCTTTCAGCTGACGGAGGCGG ATGTCCCCGTGGGGCGCACCCTCCTTGGCCTGGCCCCCGACCACCAGGTCAGGCTGCTGCCGGTCGCCTTCTACAG GGTGACCCCATAA